The following coding sequences lie in one Marinihelvus fidelis genomic window:
- the infB gene encoding translation initiation factor IF-2 produces MSQVTVSQLAEVLGVTVDKLISQLNEAGISASSGDEPVSNDDKKKLLMHLQTSHGKSESDASAPRKVTLKRRSHEELSVSGGGPRGGKRIVNVEIRKKRTYVKRDALDSQNQEDPEREQARKALEEARAERAAKADAEKQAAEEKARHEAEEQARKDAEEQAKREAEEQERREAEEKAREEAAKREAEEAARRADEERARKFAAEERARKKEKVKEPAKPATRYGRKELHVAKGAAGRRRKPTRRVSGGSAGSTEHGFSRPTAPVVREVAVPETITVGDLAKEMAVKSAEVIKVLMGMGMMVTINQPLDQDTAILVVEEMGHSAKPAEEKDIEQELLAVEEEASSDAEAVTRPPVVTVMGHVDHGKTSLLDYIRKSRVTAGEAGGITQHIGAYHVDTDKGGITFLDTPGHAAFTAMRARGAQATDIVILVVAADDGVMPQTKEAIQHARAAGVPLIVAVNKMDRQEADIERVKSELAAEEVVPEDWGGEEQFIPVSAHTGQGIDDLLEAITLQAELLELTAVADRNARGIVIESSLDKGRGPLATVLVQEGTLKRGDMMLAGEQIGRVRAMFDENGDKVDEVGPSYPAQVLGLSGVPMAGDEMLVAANERKAREAASQRQDRQREGRLAQQQAANLQNLFDNMGKDDQLQVNLLLRADVQGSAEALRDSLEKLSNDEVKVNIVASGVGAITESDASLAQASDAIIIGFNVRADAAARKVISEADLDLHYYSVIYDAIDEVKAAISGLLGTETREQIIGLAEVKDVFRSSKLGAIAGSLVVEGVVRRDNPIRVLRDNVVIYEGELESLRRFKDDVKEVQSGTECGIGVKQYNDVKPGDQIECFERIEVQRSL; encoded by the coding sequence ATGTCACAGGTAACCGTCTCACAATTGGCCGAGGTGCTCGGCGTCACCGTGGACAAGCTGATCAGCCAGCTCAATGAAGCCGGCATCAGCGCGTCGTCCGGCGACGAGCCCGTGTCCAATGACGACAAGAAAAAACTGCTGATGCACCTGCAGACCAGCCACGGCAAGTCCGAGTCAGACGCCTCGGCGCCGCGCAAGGTCACGCTGAAGCGGCGCTCGCACGAAGAGCTGAGTGTCTCCGGTGGCGGCCCCCGTGGCGGCAAGCGCATCGTCAACGTCGAGATCCGCAAGAAGCGGACCTACGTGAAGCGCGACGCCCTGGACAGCCAGAACCAGGAAGACCCGGAACGCGAGCAGGCTCGCAAGGCGCTTGAAGAGGCGCGCGCCGAGCGCGCCGCCAAGGCCGATGCCGAGAAGCAGGCGGCCGAGGAGAAGGCCCGCCACGAGGCCGAGGAGCAGGCCCGCAAGGACGCCGAAGAGCAGGCCAAGCGCGAAGCGGAAGAGCAGGAGCGTCGCGAGGCCGAGGAAAAGGCCCGCGAGGAAGCCGCCAAGCGCGAGGCCGAAGAGGCCGCACGCCGTGCCGACGAAGAGCGCGCCCGCAAGTTTGCCGCCGAAGAGCGTGCCCGTAAGAAAGAAAAGGTCAAGGAACCGGCCAAGCCAGCCACCCGCTACGGTCGCAAGGAATTGCACGTGGCCAAGGGTGCGGCGGGTCGTCGTCGCAAGCCCACTCGTCGCGTAAGCGGCGGTTCGGCCGGCAGCACCGAGCACGGTTTCTCCCGCCCCACCGCTCCGGTGGTTCGCGAGGTGGCCGTGCCGGAAACCATTACGGTGGGTGACCTGGCCAAGGAAATGGCGGTCAAGTCTGCCGAAGTCATCAAGGTGCTGATGGGCATGGGCATGATGGTCACCATCAACCAGCCGCTGGACCAGGATACGGCCATCCTCGTGGTCGAGGAAATGGGTCACAGCGCCAAGCCGGCGGAAGAAAAAGACATTGAGCAGGAACTGCTCGCGGTCGAGGAAGAAGCATCCAGCGATGCCGAGGCGGTGACCCGTCCGCCGGTCGTGACCGTCATGGGCCACGTTGACCACGGCAAGACCTCGCTGCTCGACTACATCCGCAAGTCGCGGGTGACGGCCGGTGAGGCCGGTGGCATTACCCAGCACATCGGCGCCTACCACGTGGATACCGACAAGGGCGGCATTACCTTCCTGGATACCCCGGGCCACGCCGCGTTTACCGCGATGCGTGCGCGCGGCGCCCAGGCTACGGATATCGTCATCCTGGTGGTGGCCGCCGACGACGGCGTCATGCCGCAGACCAAGGAAGCGATCCAGCACGCCCGCGCTGCCGGTGTGCCGCTGATCGTCGCCGTCAACAAGATGGACCGCCAGGAGGCGGACATCGAGCGTGTGAAGTCCGAACTGGCCGCCGAGGAAGTCGTGCCGGAGGACTGGGGTGGTGAAGAGCAGTTCATCCCGGTTTCTGCGCACACCGGCCAGGGCATCGATGACCTGCTCGAGGCGATCACGCTGCAGGCCGAGCTGCTGGAACTGACCGCGGTGGCCGATCGCAACGCCCGCGGTATCGTCATCGAATCCAGCCTGGACAAGGGCCGCGGCCCGTTGGCCACCGTGCTGGTCCAGGAAGGCACGCTCAAGCGTGGCGACATGATGCTGGCCGGTGAACAGATCGGCCGTGTTCGCGCCATGTTCGACGAGAATGGCGACAAGGTTGATGAAGTCGGCCCGTCTTACCCAGCCCAGGTGCTCGGTCTTTCCGGCGTACCGATGGCCGGCGACGAAATGCTGGTCGCGGCCAACGAGCGCAAGGCCCGCGAGGCCGCCTCGCAGCGCCAGGACCGCCAGCGCGAGGGCCGCCTGGCCCAGCAGCAGGCCGCCAACCTGCAGAACCTGTTCGACAACATGGGCAAGGACGACCAGCTTCAGGTGAACCTGTTGCTGCGCGCCGACGTGCAGGGAAGCGCGGAAGCATTGCGCGACTCGCTGGAGAAGCTCAGCAACGACGAGGTCAAGGTCAATATCGTCGCGTCCGGCGTGGGCGCCATCACCGAGTCCGACGCCTCCCTGGCGCAGGCTTCCGATGCCATCATCATCGGCTTTAACGTGCGTGCCGACGCGGCCGCGCGCAAGGTGATTTCCGAGGCCGACCTGGACCTGCACTACTACAGCGTCATTTACGACGCCATCGACGAGGTCAAGGCGGCCATTTCCGGCCTGCTGGGCACCGAGACGCGCGAGCAGATCATCGGCCTGGCCGAGGTCAAGGACGTGTTCCGCTCTTCCAAGCTGGGCGCCATCGCCGGCTCCCTGGTGGTCGAGGGCGTGGTGCGCCGTGACAACCCCATCCGCGTGCTGCGTGACAACGTGGTGATCTACGAGGGTGAGCTGGAGTCGCTGCGTCGCTTCAAGGACGACGTCAAGGAAGTGCAGTCCGGTACCGAGTGCGGTATCGGCGTGAAGCAGTACAACGACGTCAAGCCCGGCGACCAGATCGAGTGCTTCGAGCGCATCGAGGTCCAGCGCTCGCTGTAA
- the rbfA gene encoding 30S ribosome-binding factor RbfA → MAPREFKRSERVAGQMRRELATLIQREVDDPELGFVSLSDVEVTRDLAHAKVYVTVFEADKAADSIKALKRAAGFLRMRLGQEMRIRAVPELHFHHDASVETGIAMDALIDRAVSSDGRDDAAGEGEEE, encoded by the coding sequence ATGGCACCCCGTGAATTCAAGCGTTCAGAACGCGTCGCCGGCCAGATGCGGCGCGAACTGGCGACATTGATCCAGCGCGAGGTGGATGACCCGGAGTTGGGTTTCGTCAGTCTTTCCGACGTGGAGGTGACCCGTGACCTGGCTCACGCCAAGGTTTACGTCACCGTGTTCGAGGCCGACAAGGCCGCGGACAGCATCAAGGCCCTGAAGCGCGCGGCGGGTTTCCTGCGCATGCGCCTGGGGCAGGAAATGCGCATCCGCGCTGTGCCCGAGCTGCACTTCCACCACGATGCATCGGTGGAGACCGGTATCGCCATGGACGCGTTGATCGATCGGGCCGTGTCTTCCGACGGCCGCGATGACGCCGCGGGAGAAGGCGAAGAAGAATGA
- the truB gene encoding tRNA pseudouridine(55) synthase TruB: protein MSRRRRGEAIDGVVLLDKPAGLSSNQALQRVRRAFNARKAGHTGTLDPFATGMLPLCLGEATKTSAFILDAGKAYRATARLGIATSTGDPEGEVLLEQDVPPVDEARLRDVLDSFVGLGEQVPPMYSAIKHQGRPLYEYARRGIEIERQPRPVEIHAIELLSIDGPDIRFEVTCGKGTYIRTLAEDIARAFGTVAHLVALRRQWVHPFGSQSMVTLEQVEQASENGELDSLRLPADAGLADWPVVTLGAEALQRLAHGNPVDSNGSEKGLVRLHDSEGTARGIGECLDGQIRPRRVFVRDDP from the coding sequence ATGAGCCGACGTCGTCGTGGCGAAGCCATCGACGGCGTCGTGCTGCTGGACAAGCCGGCCGGCCTGTCCTCCAACCAGGCCCTGCAACGCGTACGCCGCGCCTTCAATGCCCGCAAGGCCGGCCACACCGGCACCCTCGACCCGTTCGCCACCGGCATGTTGCCCCTGTGCTTGGGTGAAGCCACCAAGACGTCCGCATTCATACTCGATGCCGGCAAGGCCTACCGCGCCACGGCGCGCCTGGGTATCGCCACCAGCACCGGTGACCCCGAGGGCGAAGTGCTGCTAGAGCAGGACGTGCCCCCGGTCGACGAAGCGCGACTTCGCGATGTGCTCGACAGCTTTGTCGGCCTGGGTGAGCAGGTGCCACCCATGTATTCGGCCATCAAGCACCAGGGCCGGCCGCTGTATGAATACGCGCGCCGCGGCATCGAGATCGAGCGCCAGCCGCGGCCGGTGGAAATCCACGCCATCGAACTGCTGTCCATTGACGGTCCCGACATCCGTTTCGAAGTCACCTGCGGCAAGGGCACCTACATCCGCACCCTGGCCGAGGACATCGCCCGGGCCTTCGGCACCGTGGCCCACCTGGTCGCGCTGCGCCGCCAGTGGGTGCACCCTTTCGGCAGCCAAAGCATGGTGACGCTGGAACAGGTAGAGCAGGCGAGCGAGAACGGCGAACTCGATTCGCTGCGCCTGCCGGCCGATGCCGGGCTTGCCGACTGGCCGGTGGTCACCCTGGGCGCGGAAGCGCTCCAGCGGCTCGCCCACGGCAACCCCGTCGACTCGAACGGTAGCGAAAAAGGGCTGGTCCGGCTGCACGATTCCGAAGGCACCGCGCGCGGTATCGGCGAGTGCCTGGACGGGCAAATCAGGCCGCGCAGGGTGTTTGTCCGCGACGATCCGTGA
- the rpsO gene encoding 30S ribosomal protein S15, protein MSFSAEAKSKIVEEYKRSESDTGSPEVQVALLTSRIRHLTDHFKTHKGDHHSRRGLLRLVNQRRSLLDYLKKKDIERYRDLIGRLGLRR, encoded by the coding sequence ATGTCTTTTAGTGCTGAGGCAAAAAGCAAGATCGTCGAGGAATACAAGCGTTCGGAGAGCGATACCGGCTCACCGGAAGTTCAGGTTGCATTGTTGACCAGCCGTATTCGTCACCTGACCGATCATTTCAAAACCCACAAGGGTGATCACCACTCGCGTCGCGGCTTGCTGCGACTCGTGAATCAGCGTCGCAGCCTGCTCGACTACCTGAAGAAAAAGGACATCGAGCGGTACCGCGACCTGATTGGCCGTCTTGGCCTGCGTCGATAA
- the pnp gene encoding polyribonucleotide nucleotidyltransferase, producing the protein MQKFTKTFQYGEHTVTIETGQIARQADATVMVKMADTVVMVAAVGRKEQNPGQSFFPLTVNYQEKFYAAGRIPGGFFKREGRPTEKEVLTCRLIDRPIRPLFPKGFLNEVQITANLVSSNPEVDGDIPALIGASAALALSGMPFAGPVGAAKVGYVNGEYVLNPTATQLEESKLELVVAGTEKAVLMVESEADLLSEDVMLGAVTFGHEAMQTVIKAINELVAEVGVTAWNWEGPVENTDLKAKVEAAAKDGLVAAYGNADKMERRDAVAAVKQQVIDQLCDEDDENAPSAGEVGEYFYKLEKFLVRDRILSGNPRIDGRDPMTVRPISVETGVLPRTHGSALFTRGETQAIVTTTLGTTRDAQIIDAVTGEYKDPFMLHYNFPHFCVGETGFAGGPKRREIGHGRLARRGISAVLPSQEDFPYVIRVVSEITESNGSSSMASVCGSSLALMDAGVPVKAPVAGVAMGLIKEGDRFAVLTDILGDEDHLGDMDFKVAGTAEGITALQMDIKIEGINEEIMKIALAQAHDGRQFILGEMNKVIDAPRAEMSEFAPRLMTIKIHPDKIRDVIGKGGVTIRSITEETGATIDIADDGTITIGSVDKAAGDEARKRIEQITADIEPGQIFEGKVIKIMNFGAFVSLTPGRDGLVHISQLSDERVEEVTDVVKEGEVVKVKVLEVDKQGRIRLSMKEVKDGE; encoded by the coding sequence GTGCAAAAATTTACCAAGACGTTCCAGTACGGTGAGCACACCGTAACGATTGAAACCGGGCAGATCGCCCGACAGGCCGACGCGACCGTGATGGTCAAGATGGCCGACACCGTGGTCATGGTGGCCGCCGTGGGTCGCAAAGAGCAGAACCCCGGCCAGTCCTTCTTCCCGCTGACCGTCAACTACCAGGAGAAGTTCTACGCCGCGGGTCGCATCCCGGGTGGCTTCTTCAAGCGCGAAGGTCGCCCGACCGAAAAGGAAGTGCTGACCTGCCGCCTGATCGATCGCCCGATTCGCCCGCTGTTCCCGAAAGGCTTCCTGAACGAAGTCCAGATCACCGCCAACCTGGTGTCTTCCAACCCGGAAGTGGACGGCGACATCCCGGCGCTGATCGGTGCCTCCGCCGCCCTGGCCCTGTCCGGCATGCCGTTCGCCGGCCCGGTCGGCGCCGCCAAGGTCGGTTACGTCAACGGCGAGTACGTGCTGAACCCGACCGCCACCCAGCTGGAAGAGTCCAAGCTGGAACTGGTCGTGGCCGGTACCGAAAAGGCCGTTCTGATGGTGGAATCCGAAGCCGACCTGCTGTCTGAAGACGTGATGCTGGGCGCCGTGACCTTCGGCCACGAAGCCATGCAGACGGTCATCAAGGCCATCAACGAACTGGTCGCCGAAGTCGGCGTCACCGCGTGGAACTGGGAAGGCCCGGTCGAAAACACCGACCTGAAGGCCAAGGTCGAAGCCGCCGCGAAGGACGGCCTCGTCGCCGCTTACGGCAACGCCGACAAGATGGAGCGTCGCGACGCGGTCGCCGCCGTCAAGCAGCAGGTCATCGACCAACTGTGTGACGAGGACGACGAGAATGCACCGTCCGCCGGTGAAGTGGGTGAGTACTTCTACAAGCTGGAGAAGTTCCTGGTCCGCGACCGGATCCTGTCCGGCAACCCGCGTATCGACGGTCGTGACCCGATGACGGTTCGCCCGATCTCCGTGGAAACCGGCGTACTGCCGCGTACCCACGGTTCCGCGCTGTTCACCCGTGGCGAGACCCAGGCCATCGTGACCACCACGCTGGGCACCACGCGCGACGCGCAGATCATCGACGCGGTCACCGGTGAGTACAAAGACCCGTTCATGCTGCACTACAACTTCCCGCACTTCTGTGTGGGTGAGACCGGCTTTGCCGGTGGCCCCAAGCGCCGCGAAATCGGCCACGGCCGCCTGGCGCGCCGCGGCATCTCCGCCGTGCTGCCGTCACAGGAAGACTTCCCGTACGTCATCCGCGTGGTCTCCGAGATCACCGAGTCGAACGGCTCCTCCTCCATGGCGTCCGTGTGTGGTTCATCCCTGGCGCTGATGGATGCCGGTGTGCCGGTGAAGGCACCGGTGGCCGGTGTGGCCATGGGCCTGATCAAGGAAGGCGACCGCTTCGCGGTGCTGACCGATATCCTGGGTGACGAAGATCACCTGGGCGACATGGACTTCAAGGTGGCCGGTACTGCCGAAGGCATCACCGCGCTGCAGATGGACATCAAGATCGAAGGCATCAACGAGGAGATCATGAAGATCGCCCTGGCCCAGGCCCACGACGGCCGCCAGTTCATCCTCGGCGAAATGAACAAGGTCATCGACGCGCCGCGCGCCGAGATGAGCGAGTTCGCGCCGCGCCTGATGACCATCAAGATCCACCCGGACAAGATCCGCGACGTGATCGGTAAGGGTGGCGTGACCATCCGCTCCATCACCGAGGAGACCGGCGCCACCATCGACATCGCCGATGACGGCACCATCACCATCGGTTCCGTGGACAAGGCCGCCGGCGACGAAGCCCGTAAGCGCATCGAGCAGATCACCGCCGACATCGAGCCGGGCCAGATCTTCGAAGGCAAGGTCATCAAGATTATGAACTTCGGCGCCTTCGTTTCACTGACCCCGGGCCGTGACGGCCTGGTGCACATCTCCCAACTCTCCGACGAGCGCGTGGAAGAAGTCACCGACGTGGTCAAGGAAGGCGAGGTCGTGAAGGTGAAAGTGCTGGAAGTGGACAAGCAGGGCCGTATCCGCCTGTCCATGAAAGAGGTGAAGGACGGCGAGTAA
- a CDS encoding carboxypeptidase-like regulatory domain-containing protein: MRTPILARGLLASALFWLFLPAWAMAQEFEPNNSCDTAQTETLSGSPHIILGELDPFAEQADVDFFRFTAQPGTVLRLDLEGQPTGAGDLGDPFVGWFDSACQLMAFDDDSGEGLNSQLHLVVPGDGLFTVGVTNCCDSGFNGVGQGSYRLSVTERNSIGSISGLVFNAETGVPLSSYEPPYVVAYLNQCTGTECTYGVADALADAHGVFAFLTDYWGQPLLDGDYQVSLRAEGFDEFLTDIFTAEAAANVHLGVLGMSPKQYIGSIGGQLRDALDGSPIPGIVPPWAWVTLSTCDGPQCFELASTSADENGQFHFDGLYWRVAPGDFWITARADGFSILESATFQVGRDEHVDIGDLHLAPFPVRLGELHHCEPVAGQTCRFGIEVSARTSKRLRAEVWSTVEYVDYTRPVLSTRFQLGRNGVANPAPQSLNLASGETRTVMFELRIPQDAPAGSWVCATIFVGESPFAQFHTLAEQTAFCATPQNGVMTRVPDKEVRMRQRGKQGK; the protein is encoded by the coding sequence ATGCGTACCCCAATTCTCGCGCGCGGCTTACTGGCCAGCGCGCTGTTCTGGCTGTTCCTGCCCGCCTGGGCCATGGCGCAGGAATTTGAGCCCAACAATTCATGTGACACGGCACAAACCGAAACACTGTCTGGCTCACCCCACATTATCCTGGGGGAACTGGACCCGTTTGCGGAGCAGGCCGATGTCGACTTCTTTCGGTTCACGGCCCAGCCTGGCACAGTTCTGCGCCTGGACCTCGAGGGCCAGCCTACCGGTGCCGGCGACCTGGGTGACCCGTTCGTCGGCTGGTTCGATTCCGCCTGCCAGCTCATGGCGTTTGACGACGACAGTGGCGAGGGACTCAACTCGCAGCTGCATCTTGTCGTTCCCGGTGACGGCCTGTTCACGGTGGGCGTAACGAACTGCTGCGACAGCGGATTCAACGGCGTTGGCCAGGGCAGTTACCGCCTCTCAGTGACCGAGCGAAACAGCATCGGCAGCATTTCCGGGCTGGTCTTCAACGCCGAAACCGGCGTACCGCTGTCAAGCTATGAGCCGCCCTACGTGGTGGCCTACCTGAACCAGTGCACGGGCACGGAATGTACTTACGGCGTCGCCGATGCCTTGGCCGATGCCCATGGGGTGTTCGCGTTCCTCACCGATTACTGGGGCCAGCCGCTGCTGGATGGCGACTACCAGGTGTCGCTCCGCGCGGAAGGCTTTGACGAGTTCCTGACCGACATATTCACGGCTGAAGCCGCCGCCAACGTGCACCTGGGGGTCCTGGGCATGTCGCCGAAGCAGTACATCGGCTCCATTGGCGGCCAGCTGCGCGATGCGCTTGACGGCAGCCCCATACCGGGCATCGTCCCCCCATGGGCCTGGGTGACGCTGTCGACCTGTGACGGCCCTCAGTGCTTCGAACTGGCGTCGACGAGCGCGGATGAAAACGGCCAATTCCATTTCGATGGCCTGTACTGGCGTGTCGCACCCGGCGACTTCTGGATCACGGCCAGGGCCGACGGTTTTTCCATCCTGGAGAGCGCAACGTTTCAAGTTGGCCGGGACGAGCACGTCGACATCGGCGACCTTCACCTGGCGCCCTTCCCCGTCCGTCTCGGCGAACTGCACCATTGCGAGCCGGTGGCCGGACAGACCTGCCGATTCGGTATCGAGGTCAGCGCGCGGACCAGCAAACGGCTGCGCGCCGAGGTGTGGAGCACCGTCGAGTACGTGGACTACACCCGCCCGGTGCTGAGCACCCGGTTCCAGCTGGGTCGCAATGGCGTCGCCAACCCCGCCCCGCAATCTCTCAACCTGGCCTCCGGGGAGACACGAACGGTCATGTTCGAACTCCGTATCCCGCAGGACGCGCCTGCCGGCAGCTGGGTCTGCGCGACGATTTTTGTCGGGGAGTCACCGTTCGCGCAGTTTCATACGCTGGCGGAGCAGACCGCGTTCTGTGCCACGCCACAAAATGGGGTGATGACCCGCGTGCCTGACAAGGAAGTGCGGATGCGACAACGCGGCAAGCAAGGGAAATAA
- a CDS encoding ECF-type sigma factor, translating into MTDNDITGLLHQWSGGEERALEQLTPLVYEQLHQLACRHFRRESAGHTLQPTALVNEAYQMLVGVDIDWKDRNHFMALCSRMMRRVLVNHANTRNAAKRGGDAMHVTYIEELADGAPALEADVLALDAALDELEAFDERKARALELHYFAGMTYAEMAEILGVAESTVHADLRISKAWLFKRLQAA; encoded by the coding sequence ATGACAGATAACGACATCACAGGCTTGCTTCACCAGTGGTCAGGCGGCGAGGAGCGAGCGCTCGAGCAACTGACGCCCCTGGTCTACGAGCAATTGCACCAGCTGGCCTGCCGTCATTTCCGCCGCGAATCTGCCGGTCACACACTGCAGCCCACTGCGTTGGTCAACGAGGCCTACCAGATGCTGGTGGGCGTCGACATCGACTGGAAAGACCGCAATCACTTCATGGCATTGTGCTCGCGCATGATGCGCCGTGTGCTGGTCAATCATGCCAATACCCGTAACGCCGCCAAGCGCGGTGGCGATGCCATGCATGTGACGTATATCGAGGAGCTGGCCGACGGCGCACCGGCGCTGGAGGCGGATGTGCTGGCGCTGGACGCGGCCCTGGACGAGCTCGAGGCCTTCGATGAGCGCAAGGCGCGGGCGCTGGAACTGCATTACTTTGCCGGCATGACCTACGCGGAGATGGCGGAAATCCTGGGCGTGGCCGAATCGACCGTGCACGCCGACCTGCGGATTTCCAAGGCCTGGCTGTTCAAGCGCCTGCAGGCCGCCTGA